In Phyllopteryx taeniolatus isolate TA_2022b chromosome 13, UOR_Ptae_1.2, whole genome shotgun sequence, the following are encoded in one genomic region:
- the dcaf5 gene encoding DDB1- and CUL4-associated factor 5 isoform X2, with amino-acid sequence MKELKGCGMRSSVGFLSRRGLTGQPLMKDEFQRRRLAGCTSLYKKDMLGHFGCVNAIEFSNNGGEWLVSGGDDRRVLLWHMEEALHARAKPLKLKGEHLSNIFCLAFDSSNKKVFSGGNDEQVILHDVERRETLNVFLHIDAVYSLSVSPVNDNIFASSSDDGRVLIWDTREPPHGEPFCLANYPSAFHSVMFNPVEPRLLATANSKEGVGLWDIRKPRSTLLRYGGSMSLQSAMSVRFNSTGTQLLALRRRLPPVLYELHSRLPSFQFDNQGYFNSCTMKSCCFAGDRDQYILSGSDDFNLYMWKIPKDPETGRVVNGAFMILKGHRSIVNQVRFNPHTYMICSSGVEKVIKVWSPYQQPDSLGDLDGCVEDKCRSLYTHEEYISLVLNSGSGLSHDYVSQSIQEDPRMMAFFDSLVRREIEGWSSDSDSDLSEDAIMQLHARGRRATRATTAAAAAAAAAAVVAAESAAGAVVVADDSDNSSSGGDGEGRATRRSSRPPSGFLANDDSDSSEFWLDPMPRPRSPSPRDYTTLSIPSSTSPSLPASASSSSASASSSSSDDEERRSAVRQRNVSRRRRMRVVSRAGERADVDSAGQALFSAVDSCSYPSISVHDLTSSEGEESERDAGKRLSLSDLVCGSPVMSLESQEDGSQSATGRHGRTETISDDGEAGVNGRHREAATVGLPGDEAGVTEAAADTRTGERLKVPTQKRTHVGSEEGECGSSEKKLKT; translated from the exons ATGAAGGAGCTGAAGGGCTGCGGTATGCGCTCGTCGGTGGGCTTTCTGTCCCGCCGTGGGCTGACGGGGCAGCCGCTGATGAAGGACGAGTTCCAGCGGCGCAGGCTGGCCGGCTGCACCAGCCTGTACAAGAAGGACATGCTCGGACACTTCGGCTGCGTCAACGCCATCGAGTTCTCCAACAACGGCGGCGAGTGGCTGGTGTCCG GTGGAGACGACCGCCGGGTACTCCTGTGGCACATGGAAGAAGCCCTCCACGCTCGCGCCAAACCACTCAAGTTGAAGGGAGAACATCTGTCCAACATCTTCTGCCTTGCTTTTGACAGCAGCAACAAGAAGGTCTTCTCTGGAG GAAACGACGAGCAGGTGATTCTTCACGACGTGGAGAG GCGGGAGACGCTCAATGTATTCCTGCACATCGACGCTGTGTACAGCCTCTCGGTCAGCCCGGTAAATGACAACATCTTCGCCAGCTCATCGGACGACGGCCGCGTCCTCATCTGGGACACCCGAGAACCTCCGCATGGAG AACCGTTCTGTCTGGCCAATTACCCGTCGGCCTTTCACAGTGTGATGTTCAACCCGGTGGAGCCCCGACTGCTGGCCACCGCCAACTCCAAGGAAGGGGTCGGGCTGTGGGACATTCGCAAGCCGCGCAG CACGCTGCTGCGTTACGGCGGCAGCATGTCGCTGCAGAGCGCCATGAGCGTGCGCTTCAACAGCACGGGCACGCAGCTGCTAGCGCTGCGCCGCCGCCTGCCGCCCGTCCTCTACGAGCTTCACTCGCGCCTGCCCAGTTTTCAGTTTGACAACCAGGGCTACTTCAACTCCTGCACCATGAAAAGCTGCTGCTTCGCCGGCGACCGTGATCAA TACATCCTGTCCGGCTCAGATGACTTTAACCTCTACATGTGGAAGATTCCCAAGGACCCTGAAACGG GTCGCGTGGTGAATGGGGCGTTCATGATTCTCAAGGGCCACCGCTCCATCGTCAACCAGGTCCGCTTCAACCCGCACACGTACATGATCTGCTCGTCCGGTGTGGAAAAAGTCATCAAG GTGTGGAGTCCTTACCAACAGCCCGACAGCCTGGGCGATTTGGACGGGTGCGTGGAGGACAAGTGTCGCAGCCTGTACACGCACGAGGAGTACATCAGCCTGGTGCTGAACAGCGGCAGCGGCCTGTCGCACGACTACGTGAGCCAATCCATCCAGGAGGACCCGCGCATGATGGCCTTCTTTGATTCCCTGGTGCGTCGCGAGATCGAGGGCTGGAGCTCCGACTCGGACTCGGACCTGAGCGAGGACGCCATCATGCAGCTGCACGCCCGTGGCCGGCGCGCTACCCGTGCTaccacggcggcggcggcggctgcggcggcggcggcggtggtggcTGCTGAAAGTGCGGCTGGAGCCGTAGTTGTAGCAGATGACTCTGATAATTCCAGCTCAGGAGGGGACGGCGAGGGGCGCGCCACGAGACGGAGCAGCCGGCCGCCGTCGGGCTTCCTGGCAAACGACGACTCGGACTCCAGTGAGTTCTGGCTGGACCCGATGCCGCGCCCTCGCTCGCCGAGCCCACGCGACTACACCACCCTGTCCATCCCCTCGTCCACCTCCCCCTCTCTTCCCGCCAGCGCCTCCAGTTCCTCGGCCAGCGCCTCCAGCTCCAGCAGCGACGACGAGGAGCGACGCAGCGCTGTGCGACAGCGCAACGTGTCAAGGCGGCGACGCATGCGCGTGGTGTCGCGCGCCGGCGAGCGGGCCGACGTCGACTCCGCCGGGCAGGCCCTGTTCTCCGCTGTCGACTCATGCAGCTACCCGTCTATCTCCGTCCACGACTTGACGTCATCGGAGGGAGAGGAGTCTGAACGCGACGCCGGGAAACGACTCAGCCTGTCGGATTTGGTGTGCGGCAGCCCGGTGATGTCGCTCGAGAGTCAGGAGGACGGGAGCCAGTCGGCGACGGGACGTCACGGCAGGACTGAGACCATCTCGGATGACGGCGAGGCGGGAGTGAAC
- the dcaf5 gene encoding DDB1- and CUL4-associated factor 5 isoform X1 — MKELKGCGMRSSVGFLSRRGLTGQPLMKDEFQRRRLAGCTSLYKKDMLGHFGCVNAIEFSNNGGEWLVSGGDDRRVLLWHMEEALHARAKPLKLKGEHLSNIFCLAFDSSNKKVFSGGNDEQVILHDVERRETLNVFLHIDAVYSLSVSPVNDNIFASSSDDGRVLIWDTREPPHGEPFCLANYPSAFHSVMFNPVEPRLLATANSKEGVGLWDIRKPRSTLLRYGGSMSLQSAMSVRFNSTGTQLLALRRRLPPVLYELHSRLPSFQFDNQGYFNSCTMKSCCFAGDRDQYILSGSDDFNLYMWKIPKDPETAGRVVNGAFMILKGHRSIVNQVRFNPHTYMICSSGVEKVIKVWSPYQQPDSLGDLDGCVEDKCRSLYTHEEYISLVLNSGSGLSHDYVSQSIQEDPRMMAFFDSLVRREIEGWSSDSDSDLSEDAIMQLHARGRRATRATTAAAAAAAAAAVVAAESAAGAVVVADDSDNSSSGGDGEGRATRRSSRPPSGFLANDDSDSSEFWLDPMPRPRSPSPRDYTTLSIPSSTSPSLPASASSSSASASSSSSDDEERRSAVRQRNVSRRRRMRVVSRAGERADVDSAGQALFSAVDSCSYPSISVHDLTSSEGEESERDAGKRLSLSDLVCGSPVMSLESQEDGSQSATGRHGRTETISDDGEAGVNGRHREAATVGLPGDEAGVTEAAADTRTGERLKVPTQKRTHVGSEEGECGSSEKKLKT; from the exons ATGAAGGAGCTGAAGGGCTGCGGTATGCGCTCGTCGGTGGGCTTTCTGTCCCGCCGTGGGCTGACGGGGCAGCCGCTGATGAAGGACGAGTTCCAGCGGCGCAGGCTGGCCGGCTGCACCAGCCTGTACAAGAAGGACATGCTCGGACACTTCGGCTGCGTCAACGCCATCGAGTTCTCCAACAACGGCGGCGAGTGGCTGGTGTCCG GTGGAGACGACCGCCGGGTACTCCTGTGGCACATGGAAGAAGCCCTCCACGCTCGCGCCAAACCACTCAAGTTGAAGGGAGAACATCTGTCCAACATCTTCTGCCTTGCTTTTGACAGCAGCAACAAGAAGGTCTTCTCTGGAG GAAACGACGAGCAGGTGATTCTTCACGACGTGGAGAG GCGGGAGACGCTCAATGTATTCCTGCACATCGACGCTGTGTACAGCCTCTCGGTCAGCCCGGTAAATGACAACATCTTCGCCAGCTCATCGGACGACGGCCGCGTCCTCATCTGGGACACCCGAGAACCTCCGCATGGAG AACCGTTCTGTCTGGCCAATTACCCGTCGGCCTTTCACAGTGTGATGTTCAACCCGGTGGAGCCCCGACTGCTGGCCACCGCCAACTCCAAGGAAGGGGTCGGGCTGTGGGACATTCGCAAGCCGCGCAG CACGCTGCTGCGTTACGGCGGCAGCATGTCGCTGCAGAGCGCCATGAGCGTGCGCTTCAACAGCACGGGCACGCAGCTGCTAGCGCTGCGCCGCCGCCTGCCGCCCGTCCTCTACGAGCTTCACTCGCGCCTGCCCAGTTTTCAGTTTGACAACCAGGGCTACTTCAACTCCTGCACCATGAAAAGCTGCTGCTTCGCCGGCGACCGTGATCAA TACATCCTGTCCGGCTCAGATGACTTTAACCTCTACATGTGGAAGATTCCCAAGGACCCTGAAACGG CAGGTCGCGTGGTGAATGGGGCGTTCATGATTCTCAAGGGCCACCGCTCCATCGTCAACCAGGTCCGCTTCAACCCGCACACGTACATGATCTGCTCGTCCGGTGTGGAAAAAGTCATCAAG GTGTGGAGTCCTTACCAACAGCCCGACAGCCTGGGCGATTTGGACGGGTGCGTGGAGGACAAGTGTCGCAGCCTGTACACGCACGAGGAGTACATCAGCCTGGTGCTGAACAGCGGCAGCGGCCTGTCGCACGACTACGTGAGCCAATCCATCCAGGAGGACCCGCGCATGATGGCCTTCTTTGATTCCCTGGTGCGTCGCGAGATCGAGGGCTGGAGCTCCGACTCGGACTCGGACCTGAGCGAGGACGCCATCATGCAGCTGCACGCCCGTGGCCGGCGCGCTACCCGTGCTaccacggcggcggcggcggctgcggcggcggcggcggtggtggcTGCTGAAAGTGCGGCTGGAGCCGTAGTTGTAGCAGATGACTCTGATAATTCCAGCTCAGGAGGGGACGGCGAGGGGCGCGCCACGAGACGGAGCAGCCGGCCGCCGTCGGGCTTCCTGGCAAACGACGACTCGGACTCCAGTGAGTTCTGGCTGGACCCGATGCCGCGCCCTCGCTCGCCGAGCCCACGCGACTACACCACCCTGTCCATCCCCTCGTCCACCTCCCCCTCTCTTCCCGCCAGCGCCTCCAGTTCCTCGGCCAGCGCCTCCAGCTCCAGCAGCGACGACGAGGAGCGACGCAGCGCTGTGCGACAGCGCAACGTGTCAAGGCGGCGACGCATGCGCGTGGTGTCGCGCGCCGGCGAGCGGGCCGACGTCGACTCCGCCGGGCAGGCCCTGTTCTCCGCTGTCGACTCATGCAGCTACCCGTCTATCTCCGTCCACGACTTGACGTCATCGGAGGGAGAGGAGTCTGAACGCGACGCCGGGAAACGACTCAGCCTGTCGGATTTGGTGTGCGGCAGCCCGGTGATGTCGCTCGAGAGTCAGGAGGACGGGAGCCAGTCGGCGACGGGACGTCACGGCAGGACTGAGACCATCTCGGATGACGGCGAGGCGGGAGTGAAC